The nucleotide window GGTAGCCGGCTGGTTGAGCGTGGCTATTCAGTTCATTCGAAAAAATTGAACATGAATTAGCCACAGATTCACAGATGAACTCAGATTGTCACAGAGAATTTAATATGAGTAATCCGTGAAAATCCGTGCATCTGTGGCTATAAAATGTATTCCAGAGTATGAGTTACGGAGCCAACTTATTCTTCAGCGCCTTCGCCCACGAGTTCGGAATCTTATCCAATGAATTCAACAGATAAGGCAACGCTTTCAATTTAAAACCTTCGTATTCGCTTGGCACCACGGCATCAATCAAATGCGGTCCGGGTTCACGGAATGCGTTTTCCAACGCCTTATTAAATTCCTCCGCTGTACGGGTGCGTTCAGCAGGCATTCCCATTCCATGTGCGATGGAAACGAAATCGATTCCCGGCTTGGAAATATCTAGTTGCGCCTTGGCTTTCGGCCCGACCTTCTCGGCTCCCACTCTTTCCAACTCGATATTCAGAATGGCGTACGAACCGTTGTTCAGAATCACGGTCGTTACATCCAGATTCTCGGCCATAATGGTCCATAACGCCTGAATCGTATACATGGAAGCGCCATCACCAATAAGCGCCAGCACAGGACGGTTTCTACTTGCCACCGCTGCACCCAACGCAACAGGTAAACCTTGTCCGATGGCACCGCCTGTGAGGGTCAGCAGATCATGCTTTGGCGCGCCTGCCGTGTGGAAAGGAATCTTCAAACCTGATGTCTGCGATTCGTCCGAAATGATGGCATTCTCTGGAAGAAACGCACCAACTGCTCGTGCCACTTTCTCTGCATTCAGGCTTCCTGCTCCCAATTTTGGGCGTGCGGCTTCTTGAAGTTTCGGAGCGGTTTCGGTTGCGCCAACTGCAGCAACCAACGCTTCCAAGCTCTTCATGGCATCTTGCTCCTTCGTTACAAGATCGTGCAGTTTGCAATCATCTGGCACGAGGTAACTCTTCTTGTCTGGATAAGCGAAGAATGAAACAGGCGCTTTAGCATCAATAAGAATAAGATGGTCGTAGCCACCCAATTGCACCGAAGCCATTTCGGCCAAGTAGGCGATGCGCTCCACGTTCGGCAATCCCGCACCACGCTGCAAGCGAGTTGGGAATACTTCGGTGAACAGTTTCGCTCCGGTCTTTTCCGAAAGCTTGGAAGCGAGCATCAGCCCGTCCTCCAAAATCACTCTTCTGCCAAGCAGAATAGCAGTT belongs to Flavobacteriales bacterium and includes:
- a CDS encoding acetolactate synthase large subunit; this encodes MNKGKTNGAKALLDTLMNAGIDTCFTNPGTSEMHFVAALDDSDMRAVLTLFEGVATGAADGYARIAGKPAATLLHLGCGLGNGLANLHNARKARVPMVNIVGDHATYHTQYDAQLQSDIETVAKNVSTWVRTTQETSKIGEDAAEAVKVAIGAPNQISTLILPADVSWGEGGTAISDFTQPAPEQASDEVVNSIAEVLKNSGKKTAILLGRRVILEDGLMLASKLSEKTGAKLFTEVFPTRLQRGAGLPNVERIAYLAEMASVQLGGYDHLILIDAKAPVSFFAYPDKKSYLVPDDCKLHDLVTKEQDAMKSLEALVAAVGATETAPKLQEAARPKLGAGSLNAEKVARAVGAFLPENAIISDESQTSGLKIPFHTAGAPKHDLLTLTGGAIGQGLPVALGAAVASRNRPVLALIGDGASMYTIQALWTIMAENLDVTTVILNNGSYAILNIELERVGAEKVGPKAKAQLDISKPGIDFVSIAHGMGMPAERTRTAEEFNKALENAFREPGPHLIDAVVPSEYEGFKLKALPYLLNSLDKIPNSWAKALKNKLAP